In Macadamia integrifolia cultivar HAES 741 chromosome 5, SCU_Mint_v3, whole genome shotgun sequence, a single window of DNA contains:
- the LOC122080114 gene encoding uncharacterized protein LOC122080114 translates to MHIIKPFLWPKHLKANHHGPWNLRVLFYHSSEEPNEEFSSEWYRRAFPKLWKLSHALRNVAEVDGRLVHIDDDSTIRDENVIHKMYAFKSLARAFLGSPAMQRASNNEVVATSSAMVLPKTCFSKADERERLILNSLTKVCNYLNISAQQRKSVRLTICPQVTHQRIWIGALEEILRGLKSEMESLNNRIPPKAAHMAEQIVTSCLCFLADTAVSSDPDSVSWIRLHPTEKANSVPSHQWGDILEMFNDLTKCLRGEMKILYHMSKVEVMKEGLFQIKDVLLDRDLGYKEARHQESLVQKKLSKSLGHSSQCLFTLLQYYLYGHVQDSEVDFCGGVYKGVVKGSSCLCIGKILTSNEEKVVWSAVKQLDRALGLFRFVWETAGMKEVLELQGHLWYVGTEKRTLTYRGNVFFLHTIRI, encoded by the coding sequence ATGCACATCATCAAGCCTTTTCTCTGGCCGAAACATCTTAAAGCAAATCATCATGGGCCTTGGAATTTGAGAGTGCTGTTTTACCACAGCTCTGAAGAACCTAATGAAGAGTTCTCTTCAGAATGGTATCGGAGGGCATTTCCGAAGCTGTGGAAATTGAGTCATGCCTTGAGAAATGTAGCTGAAGTAGATGGAAGGCTAGTTCATATTGATGATGACTCAACCATCAGGGATGAAAATGTCATACACAAAATGTATGCTTTCAAGTCACTTGCTAGGGCCTTCCTAGGGTCTCCTGCCATGCAGCGTGCATCAAATAATGAGGTAGTTGCCACATCATCAGCCATGGTATTACCCAAAACTTGTTTCAGTAAGGCCGATGAAAGAGAACGCTTGATACTGAACTCTCTAACTAAGGTGTGCAACTATCTCAATATATCTGCGCAACAAAGAAAGTCAGTGCGACTCACAATATGCCCTCAGGTCACTCACCAGCGTATATGGATAGGAGCACTAGAAGAGATATTGAGGGGTTTGAAGTCGGAGATGGAGTCATTGAATAATAGAATCCCACCAAAAGCTGCCCACATGGCTGAGCAGATAGTCACTAGCTGTTTATGCTTCTTGGCTGACACAGCCGTATCTTCCGATCCTGACTCTGTTTCCTGGATTCGGCTCCACCCCACAGAGAAGGCCAACTCTGTACCTTCCCACCAATGGGGAGATATCCTCGAGATGTTCAACGACCTCACGAAGTGCTTGAGAGGTGAGATGAAAATACTATACCATATGTCAAAGGTTGAGGTGATGAAAGAAGGTTTGTTTCAGATCAAGGATGTGTTGTTAGATAGAGATCTCGGATACAAGGAAGCTCGTCATCAGGAAAGCCTCGTGCAAAAGAAACTTTCAAAATCTTTGGGTCATTCTTCCCAATGTCTTTTCACTCTGTTGCAGTATTATCTCTATGGCCATGTTCAAGATTCTGAAGTAGATTTTTGTGGAGGTGTCTACAAGGGAGTTGTTAAAGGTAGCTCTTGCTTGTGCATTGGTAAGATTTTGACATCAAATGAGGAGAAAGTGGTGTGGAGTGCTGTCAAGCAGTTGGATAGGGCTCTTGGGCTCTTTAGGTTTGTTTGGGAAACAGCTGGAATGAAAGAGGTTTTAGAGTTACAAGGCCATCTCTGGTATGTTGGGACTGAGAAACGCACACTTACATACAGAGGAAACGTCTTCTTCCTACATACAATTAGAATCTGA
- the LOC122077794 gene encoding probable transmembrane ascorbate ferrireductase 3 — MASMGYRDTVFGHIFGITALILLLAWLLHFHGGIDLDSNEAAHMFNVHPFLMYFGFIFFAGEAMMAYKTVYTEWKVNKLAYISLHIIAIVLGIVGIYAAFKYHDKQRITNMYSLHSWLGIGTFCLYGLQWIIGFLTRTTYAPWHISFSRVLLYMAICTAESGLMQSSTLLGLKTGTELFLVNFTGLFILLFGIAVDFSIASIPMVDLSIASFFFFCRPTPNPLFGSAF, encoded by the exons ATGGCATCAATGGGTTATCGTGACACGGTGTTTGGGCACATCTTTGGAATAACAGCCTTAATTCTCCTGTTAGCATGGCTGTTGCATTTCCATGGTGGCATTGATCTAGATTCCAATGAAGCTGCACATATGTTCAAT GTGCACCCATTTCTTATGTACTTCGGGTTCATTTTTTTCGCTGGTGAAG CCATGATGGCTTACAAAACGGTATACACAGAGTGGAAGGTTAATAAGTTAGCTTACATTTCTCTCCATATTATCGCTATAGTACTGGGGATTGTTGGAATCTATGCAGCTTTCAAGTATCATGACAAGCAAAGGATAACAAATATGTATAGCCTGCATTCATGGCTAGGCATTGGAACCTTCTGCTTATATGGTTTACAG TGGATCATTGGGTTCTTGACAAGGACTACATATGCCCCTTGGCATATAAGTTTTAGTAGGGTTCTTCTATACATGGCAATATGCACAGCAGAGAGTGGACTAATGCAGTCATCAACCCTCTTGGGGCTTAAGACTGGCACTGAATTATTCCTAGTCAACTTCACTGGATTGTTCATTCTTCTCTTCGGCATTGCAGTGGACTTCTCTATTGCATCTATACCAATGGTTGACTTATCAAttgcatctttcttcttcttctgtcgccccacccccaacccattATTTGGCAGTGCTTTCTAA
- the LOC122079969 gene encoding protein OBERON 3-like, whose translation MFPDTDLSNGFVHATEGSTTNRLRQNVPVQNRESPDGKIGYSEKGSDFLSESELGIDGFRSNASLRIGSLGSQELTLSYLCDNSKMGFQEKNISGKSLLRALDKDRYNKGKEVISENPNEEERLIERDFLQLNGVRATAAGTKRELNEEIEREKREKKVKLETLNLSLALPDVTLSLTSSPNADPPAPPKPARSTQSLAPSNNNTVYTRTASSDDFTAASLSYSYSVPFSHNPSCSLTRNSTENYEYSVGSHRRDTDQIWNCGEGTNGSVHSRFRPVGEGGVALLNQGGGGGAGGFGHQLMQGSRRINKESCNSLYRATTSDNQSFYPSELPARPRKDTASVDSRGRASGQNSDGGRARKLTRPERILFEIVSESIPDMSQTIQELPDDTIESAKEHLRNLIGSPEKSDEFNYLQNRLERRSDLTFETLSKSHRDQLEILVAIKTGILNYISGKNRLPLTELVEIFLLMRCRNVNCKGLLPVDDCDCKICSSKKGFCSACMCPVCMKFDCASDTCSWVGCDVCSHWCHASCGIQSNLIKPGPSLKGPAGTTEMQFHCLGCEHASEMFGFVKDVFMLCAKDWGIEALKKELDCVRKIFRGSEDFRGKELQSKAEETLSKLENSIISSAEACNSILQFFKYGVSETSGSGGTSKDLTLAQMCQKGDVVSLSPTSPPSKSTTYNMSSSSGRQDLLAHDVNQNILKGSLVRDRTIEDELQSVWKKDAFDSLESIVRIKEAEARMFQSRADEAQREAEGYRQMVRSESEKLEEEYASKLAKLCLQETEERRRKKLEELKILENSHCEYYKMKLRMEAEIAGLLERMEATKKQWV comes from the exons ATGTTTCCAGATACCGATCTCTCGAATGGTTTTGTTCACGCAACTGAAGGCTCTACAACAAATAGGCTCAGACAAAACGTTCCCGTGCAAAATCGAGAGAGCCCAGATGGGAAAATTGGCTATTCTGAAAAGGGTAGCGATTTTCTGAGCGAATCAGAGTTGGGTATTGATGGGTTCCGTTCAAATGCTTCTTTAAGAATTGGGAGTCTGGGATCACAGGAGCTTACCCTGAGCTATCTCTGCGATAATTCCAAAATGggtttccaagaaaaaaatatttcaggGAAGAGTCTATTGAGAGCGTTGGACAAGGACAGGTATAATAAGGGGAAGGAAGTGATTTCGGAGAATCCAAACGAAGAGGAGAGATTGATAGAGCGAGATTTTCTGCAACTAAATGGAGTTAGGGCTACAGCAGCAGGGACGAAGCGAGAGCTCAACGAAGAAAtcgaaagagagaagagggagaagaaagtgAAGCTGGAGACTCTTAATCTCTCTTTAGCACTTCCAGATGTGACCCTGTCGCTCACATCTTCACCGAATGCAGATCCTCCTGCTCCTCCCAAACCAGCCAGAAGCACTCAATCATTGGCTCCATCGAACAACAATACTGTCTATACACGAACTGCGAGCTCTGACGACTTCACGGCTGCTTCGCTCTCCTATTCTTACTCTGTCCCGTTCTCTCACAACCCAAGCTGCTCACTCACTCGCAACTCCACTGAGAACTACGAGTACTCAGTTGGGAGTCACCGAAGAGATACTGACCAGATTTGGAACTGTGGAGAGGGAACTAATGGATCAGTTCATAGTCGGTTCAGGCCCGTCGGTGAAGGCGGTGTTGCGCTGTTAAATCAGGGTGGCGGAGGAGGCGCCGGTGGTTTTGGTCATCAATTGATGCAGGGTAGTCGTCGGATCAATAAGGAATCATGCAATAGTCTTTACAGAGCAACCACGTCTGATAACCAATCCTTCTACCCGTCGGAGCTCCCGGCAAGGCCGAGGAAAGATACAGCCTCCGTGGATTCTAGAGGAAGAGCTTCTGGGCAGAATTCAGATGGAGGCAGAGCAAGAAAGCTCACGAGGCCTGAGAGGATTCTATTCGAAATCGTCTCTGAATCTATCCCTGATATGTCTCAGACAATTCAAGAGCTCCCAGATGATACAATCGAATCCGCAAAGGAGCACTTGAGGAATCTCATTGGGTCGCCTGAGAAGAGTGATGAATTTAACTATCTGCAGAATCGGCTTGAGAGGAGATCGGACCTCACTTTTGAGACACTCTCCAAGTCCCATAGAGACCAGTTAGAAATTTTGGTTGCAATCAAGACTGGCATTCTGAATTACATATCAGGGAAGAATCGTCTCCCCTTGACCGAGCTTGTGGAGATCTTTTTGCTCATGAGGTGTCGCAATGTGAATTGCAAAGGCTTATTGCCTGTTGATGACTGTGACTGCAAGATTTGCTCGAGCAAGAAGGGATTCTGTAGTGCTTGTATGTGTCCCGTGTGTATGAAATTCGACTGTGCCTCCGATACTTGCAGTTGGGTTGGTTGTGATGTTTGTTCCCACTGGTGTCATGCCTCCTGTGGCATTCAGAGCAATCTCATTAAGCCAGGGCCCAGCTTGAAAGGGCCTGCGGGGACAACGGAGATGCAGTTTCATTGCCTAGGATGTGAGCATGCTTCTGAGATGTTTGGATTTGTTAAGGATGTGTTTATGTTATGTGCAAAAGATTGGGGTATTGAGGCCCTGAAAAAGGAACTGGACTGTGTCAGGAAGATCTTCAGGGGAAGTGAAGACTTCAGGGGGAAGGAGTTACAAAGTAAGGCAGAGGAGACTCTCTCAAAGCTTGAAAACAGTATAATTTCTTCCGCGGAAGCCTGTAATTCCATCCTTCAGTTCTTCAAGT ATGGCGTGTCAGAAACATCAGGTTCTGGTGGCACTTCGAAGGACTTAACTTTGGCTCAAATGTGTCAAAAAGGAGATGTGGTTTCGCTTTCTCCTACTTCTCCACCTTCAAAATCTACGACTTACAACATGAGCTCCTCCAGTGGAAGGCAGGATCTGCTGGCACATGATGTTAATCAGAACATTCTTAAAGGTTCTCTCGTGAGGGATAGGACCATTGAGGATGAGCTGCAGTCAGTTTGGAAGAAGGATGCTTTCGACAGCCTAGAAAGCATTGTGAGGATCAAGGAAGCTGAGGCAAGGATGTTCCAGAGTCGTGCAGATGAGGCACAGAGAGAGGCTGAAGGGTATCGGCAGATGGTCCGTTCAGAGAGTGAGAAACTGGAGGAAGAATATGCCAGCAAGCTTGCTAAACTGTGTTTACAGGAGACAGAGGAGAGGCGCAGGAAGAAGCTTGAAGAGCTGAAGATCTTGGAGAACTCCCATTGCGAATACTACAAGATGAAGCTCAGAATGGAAGCTGAAATCGCAGGCTTGTTGGAGAGGATGGAGGCCACAAAGAAGCAATGGGTGTAA